A window of the Butyricimonas faecalis genome harbors these coding sequences:
- a CDS encoding S41 family peptidase encodes MNKSNLRALLTPIVLALAIVFGMMLNRFLPNRNRVSASSEMFLPVTGSKLDLIISMIQNSYVDTVDTRKIVENTIPVLLKDLDPHTVYIPAKDMQRANEGIVGNFGGVGIQFYKYLDTVTVVKVVPGGPSEKAGIKDGDRIVRVNDSLVAGVKMGQDKIQELMRGELGTKVVLTIARRGEPKLIKKEVVRGSIPVKSVDVAYMLNDTTGYLKTNTFGMHTYVEFMQALAKLKEEGMKKIIIDLRENEGGVLPIAIQMINEFLDADRLILYTQGQAQPRTDYKSNGKGQFKDLRVDVLISEFSASASEIFAGAIQDNDRGLIIGRRSFGKGLVQEQRMLPDGSALRLTVARYYTPSGRSIQKPYNEGKEKYYNDIYNRLVHGEFSQKDSIVFDENLKYQTVGGRTVYGGGGIMPDVFVPADTTGVSRYLSDVTRTQFLYEYTFDFMDRHRAEMVNLKDYKQIQNYLKSFDLVNEMANYAARRGLKRDEKGIKESYQILRTRIEAYIARHTIDDEGFYPILGQIDNTLQEAIKQ; translated from the coding sequence ATGAATAAGAGTAATTTGAGGGCATTGTTGACCCCGATCGTGTTGGCGTTGGCTATCGTGTTCGGGATGATGTTGAACCGATTTCTACCGAATCGGAATCGGGTGTCGGCATCCTCGGAAATGTTTTTGCCCGTGACGGGGAGTAAGTTGGATTTGATTATCAGTATGATCCAAAATTCGTACGTGGATACCGTGGATACGCGAAAGATCGTGGAGAACACGATTCCGGTTCTGTTGAAGGATTTGGACCCGCACACGGTGTATATTCCCGCGAAAGATATGCAACGGGCGAACGAGGGAATCGTGGGAAACTTCGGGGGAGTCGGAATCCAGTTCTACAAGTATTTGGACACGGTGACTGTCGTGAAAGTGGTTCCGGGTGGTCCCTCGGAGAAGGCCGGGATAAAGGATGGGGATAGGATTGTGCGGGTGAATGATTCTTTGGTTGCCGGGGTGAAAATGGGCCAAGATAAGATTCAAGAGTTGATGAGGGGTGAACTGGGCACGAAGGTGGTGTTGACGATTGCAAGAAGGGGTGAGCCGAAGCTGATCAAGAAAGAGGTAGTGCGCGGAAGTATTCCGGTGAAAAGCGTGGACGTGGCGTATATGCTGAATGACACGACGGGGTATTTGAAAACAAACACGTTCGGTATGCACACGTATGTTGAGTTCATGCAGGCATTGGCGAAGTTGAAAGAGGAAGGCATGAAGAAAATTATTATCGATTTGCGGGAGAATGAAGGAGGTGTGTTACCGATAGCGATACAAATGATTAACGAGTTCTTGGATGCCGACCGTTTGATTCTTTACACGCAAGGGCAGGCGCAACCTCGTACGGATTACAAGTCTAACGGCAAAGGCCAATTCAAGGATTTGCGAGTGGATGTGTTGATTAGCGAGTTTAGTGCGTCAGCTAGTGAGATTTTTGCCGGGGCGATACAGGATAACGACCGAGGGTTGATCATCGGGCGTCGTTCCTTTGGTAAAGGATTGGTTCAGGAACAGCGGATGTTGCCTGATGGTTCCGCGTTGCGTCTGACGGTAGCCCGTTATTACACACCTTCGGGACGTTCTATCCAGAAACCTTATAACGAAGGGAAAGAAAAGTATTACAATGATATCTACAATCGTTTGGTTCACGGGGAATTCTCCCAAAAGGACAGTATTGTTTTTGATGAGAATTTGAAGTACCAGACGGTGGGTGGACGTACCGTGTATGGTGGAGGCGGTATCATGCCGGATGTCTTTGTTCCGGCGGACACGACCGGGGTTTCCCGTTATCTGAGCGACGTGACGAGAACCCAGTTCTTGTACGAGTACACGTTTGATTTCATGGATCGGCATCGTGCTGAAATGGTGAATCTGAAGGATTATAAGCAGATTCAGAATTACCTGAAATCATTTGATCTGGTGAACGAGATGGCGAATTATGCCGCCCGTCGCGGATTGAAACGGGACGAGAAGGGAATCAAGGAGTCCTACCAGATTTTACGTACCCGAATTGAGGCGTATATTGCCCGTCATACGATAGATGACGAGGGATTCTACCCGATTCTCGGTCAGATTGACAACACGTTGCAGGAAGCGATTAAACAATAA
- a CDS encoding DNA/RNA non-specific endonuclease, with protein MKRILHGRLIFGLLFLFLALGSFADGRYIPVYEDGIRVDYKYYCLGFNKEHKQANWVYYELGAANLTGKASRKNDFRVDPKISRWSATPDDYKRSGYDRGHLCPAADMSFNAQAMSETFYMSNMSPQVPMFNRGIWKELEEHVRNRARKEKLYVVTGPIFKSNKGTIGKGKVTVPGYYYKLFYSPSKQQMIAYVLPNEESKRSLNSFAVPVDKVEKMTGIDFFSQLPDDLERVLEADTLSHVSRDGGQASKSSYRPTRNQQIIAVVAVVVIFLVVHFLLKRRGGKKKKKKPARKPVKKKK; from the coding sequence ATGAAGAGAATATTACACGGGAGGCTGATTTTTGGCCTCCTGTTTCTGTTTCTTGCCTTAGGTAGTTTTGCTGACGGGCGCTATATCCCGGTTTATGAGGACGGGATACGGGTGGATTATAAATATTATTGTCTGGGATTCAACAAGGAGCATAAACAGGCCAACTGGGTGTACTACGAGCTGGGTGCTGCGAATTTGACAGGGAAAGCGAGTCGGAAGAATGATTTCCGGGTGGACCCGAAGATTAGCCGTTGGAGTGCCACTCCCGATGATTACAAGCGAAGCGGTTACGATCGGGGGCATTTGTGTCCCGCGGCGGATATGTCGTTTAATGCGCAGGCGATGAGCGAGACGTTCTATATGTCGAATATGTCTCCTCAAGTACCGATGTTTAACCGGGGAATCTGGAAAGAGTTGGAGGAGCACGTGCGCAATCGGGCCCGGAAGGAGAAACTTTACGTGGTAACGGGACCGATTTTCAAGAGTAATAAAGGTACGATTGGCAAGGGGAAAGTGACGGTTCCGGGGTATTATTACAAATTATTCTACTCCCCTTCCAAGCAGCAAATGATCGCTTACGTGTTGCCCAACGAGGAGAGCAAGCGGTCCTTGAATAGTTTTGCCGTTCCCGTGGATAAGGTGGAGAAGATGACGGGAATTGATTTCTTTTCCCAGTTGCCCGATGATTTGGAACGGGTGCTGGAGGCAGACACGCTTTCGCACGTCTCTCGGGATGGAGGACAAGCATCGAAAAGTTCGTATCGCCCGACAAGAAATCAACAGATTATTGCGGTTGTTGCCGTGGTTGTGATCTTCCTCGTGGTGCATTTCTTGCTAAAACGCCGAGGAGGTAAGAAGAAGAAAAAGAAACCGGCTCGCAAACCGGTAAAGAAAAAGAAATAA
- a CDS encoding TlpA family protein disulfide reductase, with protein sequence MKHLTFILLLVMTCSLAKAQQDDRGYIVKVGEKAPNIELLFPDGTKKQLKKLKGKVIMIQFTASWCGVCRKEMPFIEKDIWLKYKNNPEFALFGIDFKESKETTEKFAKDIKITYPLLLDPEGKAFYTYAAQGAGVTRNIIIDKEGNIAFLTRLYDPKEFEEMVKVIDTLLKKK encoded by the coding sequence ATGAAACACCTGACATTTATACTATTACTAGTTATGACCTGTTCACTGGCAAAAGCCCAGCAAGACGATCGAGGGTACATCGTGAAAGTAGGTGAGAAAGCCCCGAACATCGAATTATTGTTTCCCGACGGCACCAAGAAACAACTAAAAAAGCTGAAAGGGAAAGTCATCATGATACAATTTACCGCCAGCTGGTGCGGTGTATGTCGTAAGGAAATGCCTTTTATTGAAAAGGACATCTGGCTGAAATACAAAAACAATCCGGAATTTGCCCTTTTCGGTATCGACTTCAAAGAGAGCAAAGAGACCACCGAAAAGTTCGCCAAGGACATCAAGATCACCTATCCCCTACTCCTTGACCCGGAAGGCAAAGCATTCTACACCTACGCCGCACAAGGAGCCGGAGTTACCCGTAACATTATCATCGACAAGGAAGGTAACATCGCCTTCCTCACCCGTCTCTACGATCCGAAAGAATTCGAGGAAATGGTGAAAGTCATTGATACACTTTTAAAAAAGAAATAA
- a CDS encoding ATP-binding protein, which produces MEIPHYYARMIYLDRIKPFIDTQIIKVLVGQRRVGKSFMLFQLMDYIRGKNANADILYINKELFEFDSLRDYTDLMYYIQKHREGKTGKCYLFIDEVQDIISFEKALRGLLADGRYDIYCTGSNARMLSGELATFLSGRYVEFRIWGLNYSEFMQFHQLEDSDETFSRYYKFGGLPYLVNLPFDEGIVSEYLRGIYNTILLKDIVDRYGIRNVRQLQDLTVYLADTIGNMFSASSISEYLKSQRIDLTPKMILEYLGYLENAFFVRRVRPVDIQGKKQFRIGEKYYFEDLGIRHVLRPFRPNDIGQVLENVVYHHLMVCGYTVHVGRDGDREVDFVAERDGEKLYVQVATSVMEQKTWEREYGNLLGIRDNYPKIVVTLDPLEGASFQGIRQIPVRRFLLMNN; this is translated from the coding sequence ATGGAAATACCGCATTATTATGCTAGAATGATCTATCTGGATCGAATAAAACCATTTATTGACACGCAGATTATAAAAGTTTTAGTAGGACAAAGGCGTGTCGGAAAAAGTTTTATGCTTTTTCAGTTAATGGATTACATCCGGGGGAAAAATGCGAACGCTGATATATTATATATTAATAAGGAATTATTTGAATTTGATTCTCTTCGGGATTACACGGATTTAATGTATTATATACAGAAACACAGGGAAGGAAAGACAGGGAAATGTTACCTTTTTATTGATGAAGTGCAGGATATAATATCATTTGAAAAGGCCTTGCGTGGATTGTTGGCTGACGGGAGATATGATATTTACTGTACAGGAAGTAATGCCCGGATGCTATCGGGGGAATTAGCCACTTTTTTGAGTGGACGTTATGTGGAATTTAGAATTTGGGGGTTGAATTATTCTGAATTTATGCAATTTCATCAGTTGGAGGATAGTGATGAAACATTTTCTCGGTATTATAAATTCGGGGGACTTCCTTATTTAGTAAATTTACCTTTTGATGAGGGAATCGTGTCGGAATATTTAAGAGGTATCTATAACACGATTCTTTTGAAAGATATTGTTGATCGGTATGGTATTCGTAATGTTAGACAATTACAGGATCTTACCGTATATTTGGCTGATACGATCGGGAATATGTTTTCGGCGAGTAGCATTAGTGAATATCTAAAGTCTCAAAGGATTGATTTGACTCCCAAGATGATTCTGGAGTATTTAGGGTATCTGGAGAATGCTTTTTTTGTTCGTCGGGTGCGTCCCGTGGATATTCAAGGTAAGAAACAGTTCCGGATAGGAGAGAAATATTATTTTGAAGATTTGGGAATCCGCCATGTGCTCCGACCTTTCCGTCCGAATGATATTGGTCAGGTGTTGGAAAATGTTGTCTATCATCATTTGATGGTTTGTGGATACACGGTTCATGTCGGGCGCGACGGGGATCGGGAGGTCGATTTCGTGGCGGAGCGTGATGGTGAAAAGTTGTATGTTCAAGTCGCTACTTCCGTGATGGAACAAAAGACTTGGGAGCGTGAATATGGAAATTTACTGGGGATTAGAGATAATTATCCGAAAATTGTAGTTACTTTAGATCCGCTTGAGGGGGCCTCTTTCCAAGGAATTCGGCAAATTCCCGTACGGCGTTTTCTTTTAATGAATAATTAA
- a CDS encoding tRNA-dihydrouridine synthase family protein: MKKYKIHFAPVQGITDWTYRNIHAKFFGGVDAYYTPFIRVEKEDSFRSRDMKDCDPELNSVELLVPQVLGGEPAELDVCLQMLEGRGYKQVDINMGCPFTMISRRGKGAGLLPHPERVEALLEVVKDFPEIQCSVKMRLGWEDPGECLKLLPLLNAAPLAAIFLHARVGEQEYKGETDKEAFEAFYKECEHPLYYNGDILTLEDIQAVTERFPRLEGVMIGRGLLANPALAQEYAEGQVLAGEERLRKFKAFHTELLAAYAERLQGDRQLLMKMKTFWEYFMPSTDRKILKKIHKSNKLTQYNEAVVKAFVPGDEEE; encoded by the coding sequence ATGAAAAAGTATAAGATACATTTTGCCCCGGTACAGGGGATTACCGATTGGACATATCGGAATATACATGCGAAGTTTTTCGGGGGAGTGGATGCTTACTACACGCCGTTTATCCGGGTGGAGAAGGAGGATTCATTTCGTTCAAGGGATATGAAGGATTGCGATCCGGAGTTAAATAGCGTGGAGTTGCTGGTTCCCCAAGTGTTGGGAGGGGAGCCCGCGGAGTTGGATGTTTGCTTGCAGATGTTGGAAGGACGGGGATACAAGCAGGTGGATATTAACATGGGATGCCCGTTTACGATGATTTCCCGACGGGGAAAGGGAGCCGGATTGTTACCTCACCCGGAGAGGGTGGAGGCCTTACTGGAGGTGGTGAAGGATTTTCCGGAGATACAGTGTTCCGTGAAGATGCGGTTGGGATGGGAAGATCCGGGTGAATGTCTGAAGTTATTGCCCTTGTTGAATGCGGCCCCGTTAGCAGCGATATTTCTTCACGCTCGGGTTGGCGAGCAGGAATACAAGGGGGAGACGGACAAGGAGGCTTTTGAGGCTTTCTATAAAGAGTGCGAACATCCATTGTATTATAACGGGGACATTTTGACTTTGGAGGATATTCAAGCCGTGACGGAGCGTTTCCCTCGTTTGGAGGGAGTGATGATCGGGAGAGGTTTGTTGGCAAACCCGGCCTTGGCGCAAGAGTACGCGGAGGGTCAAGTACTTGCCGGGGAAGAACGATTAAGAAAGTTCAAGGCGTTTCATACCGAATTACTTGCGGCGTATGCCGAACGATTGCAGGGAGATCGCCAGTTGTTGATGAAGATGAAAACGTTCTGGGAGTATTTCATGCCTTCGACAGACCGGAAGATTTTGAAGAAAATTCACAAGAGCAATAAGTTGACACAGTATAACGAGGCGGTGGTGAAGGCTTTTGTGCCGGGGGATGAGGAAGAATAA
- a CDS encoding YbaN family protein, with protein sequence MKKAIYIIIGCISVVLGIIGIFVPGLPTTPFLLLSSWLFYNSSKRLHDALHRSKWLGPYLRRFQERKGVGWKTKAVSIVCMWTMISISAFVVLENWHVRLLLLGLGVIGTCSVLFIVPNAKKTPEN encoded by the coding sequence ATGAAAAAGGCGATATATATCATCATCGGTTGTATTTCCGTGGTACTGGGAATTATTGGCATTTTTGTTCCCGGATTACCGACTACTCCTTTTTTGTTGTTAAGTTCGTGGTTGTTCTACAATAGCTCGAAACGATTACACGATGCTTTACACCGTTCGAAATGGTTGGGACCTTACTTGAGGCGTTTTCAAGAGCGTAAAGGAGTTGGGTGGAAAACAAAGGCGGTGTCGATCGTCTGTATGTGGACCATGATTTCTATTTCAGCTTTCGTGGTTCTCGAGAACTGGCATGTGCGTTTGTTGCTTTTAGGACTGGGAGTGATCGGAACGTGTAGTGTGCTGTTCATTGTTCCTAATGCCAAAAAGACGCCGGAAAACTGA
- the leuS gene encoding leucine--tRNA ligase, whose product MEYNFKEVEKKWQSYWQENKTYRVEVDPSKPKYYVLDMFPYPSGAGLHVGHPLGYIASDIYSRYKHLKGFNVLHPMGYDAYGLPAEQYAIQTGQHPAITTEKNIRRYREQMDKIGFSFDWDREIRTCDPKYYKWTQWTFIQMFNSFYCYDKQKALPITELVKAFETVGTQGLNVACGEELNFTAEEWKNKSTKEQQEILLNYRLVYLADTMVNWCPQLGTVLANDEVKEGLSIRGGYPVVQKKMRQWSLRVSAYAQRLLDGLENLDWSDSLKDIQRNWIGRSQGADVKFDVKDSDLKLEIFTTRPDTIFGVSFMVLAPESDYVKPLTTPEQANAVAEYLDYVSKRTERERQTDVKKVTGVFTGSYAINPFTNEAIPIWISEYVLSGYGTGAIMAVPGHDSRDYAFAKHFNLPIIPVIDDGEGHDMSEGSYDAKVGKMINSGIINGMEVKEAIAYIAGEVEKRGIGKSKINYRLRDAIFSRQRYWGEPFPVYYKDDLPYMLDESKLPLELPEVDKYLPTESGEPPLGRAKNWKTEEGYPLELNTMPGFAGSSAYFLRYMDPHNDNALVDHEICNYWRNVDLYLGGSEHATGHLIYARFWNMFLYDIDVACEEEPFKKLINQGMIQGRSNFVYRIQGTNTFVSVGLKDQYKTTEIHVDVNIVKNDILDLNAFRAWMPEYANAEFVLENGKYICGWAIEKMSKSMFNVVNPDTIIEEYGADTLRLYEMFLGPLEFSKPWDTQGIDGVYKFLRKFWRLFQVGEDFNVSDEAPSKEELKVLHKTVKKVEYDIENFSFNTSIPAFMICTNELTALKCNKRAILEPLVIAIAPFAPHMAEELWSLLGHTQSITKESFPKWEERFLVEDAFEYPVSFNGKVRFKLSMPLTATNADIEVAVKAAPESTKWLEGKEIKKMIIVPKKIVNIVIG is encoded by the coding sequence ATGGAATACAATTTCAAGGAAGTCGAGAAAAAGTGGCAAAGCTACTGGCAAGAAAACAAAACTTACCGGGTGGAAGTCGATCCTTCCAAGCCCAAATATTACGTGTTGGATATGTTTCCTTACCCTTCCGGGGCAGGGTTACACGTGGGACACCCGCTAGGCTACATCGCTTCCGACATCTATTCCCGTTACAAACATTTGAAAGGATTCAACGTCCTGCATCCCATGGGATATGACGCGTACGGTCTGCCCGCAGAACAATATGCCATCCAGACCGGACAACACCCGGCCATCACCACGGAGAAAAACATCCGTCGTTACCGGGAACAAATGGATAAAATCGGGTTCTCTTTTGACTGGGACCGGGAAATCCGAACCTGCGACCCGAAATACTACAAATGGACTCAATGGACGTTTATCCAAATGTTCAACAGTTTCTATTGCTACGACAAACAGAAAGCCCTGCCGATCACCGAACTGGTAAAAGCATTCGAAACCGTTGGAACTCAAGGATTAAATGTAGCTTGCGGAGAAGAGTTGAACTTTACCGCCGAGGAATGGAAAAACAAGAGTACAAAAGAACAACAAGAAATATTGCTGAACTACCGCCTTGTCTATTTGGCCGACACCATGGTAAACTGGTGTCCCCAGCTGGGAACGGTATTGGCAAATGATGAGGTAAAAGAGGGACTATCCATCCGCGGGGGGTATCCCGTGGTGCAAAAGAAGATGCGCCAATGGTCATTGCGGGTTTCCGCTTACGCGCAAAGGTTGCTTGACGGGCTCGAAAATCTTGACTGGTCTGACTCCTTGAAAGACATCCAACGTAACTGGATCGGTCGTTCACAAGGAGCAGACGTGAAATTCGACGTGAAAGATTCAGACTTGAAATTAGAAATATTCACTACCCGCCCGGATACCATATTCGGGGTTAGTTTCATGGTACTGGCACCCGAATCCGATTACGTAAAGCCGTTAACAACTCCCGAACAAGCTAATGCCGTTGCCGAGTATTTGGATTACGTGTCCAAACGGACGGAACGGGAGCGCCAAACCGACGTGAAAAAAGTTACGGGAGTCTTCACCGGATCATACGCCATCAACCCGTTCACCAACGAGGCGATTCCCATTTGGATCAGTGAATACGTTCTTTCCGGTTACGGAACCGGTGCCATCATGGCTGTTCCGGGACACGACAGCCGCGACTACGCTTTTGCCAAACATTTCAACCTGCCCATCATCCCCGTTATCGATGACGGGGAAGGCCACGATATGTCGGAAGGTTCCTACGATGCCAAAGTCGGCAAGATGATTAACAGCGGCATCATCAACGGCATGGAAGTCAAGGAGGCCATCGCTTATATTGCCGGAGAAGTGGAAAAACGAGGTATCGGTAAAAGCAAAATCAACTACCGCTTGCGCGATGCCATCTTCAGCCGTCAACGCTACTGGGGCGAACCGTTCCCCGTGTATTACAAGGACGATCTTCCCTACATGCTGGACGAGTCCAAACTTCCACTGGAATTGCCGGAAGTTGATAAATATCTGCCCACCGAGAGCGGAGAACCTCCCCTCGGACGAGCCAAGAACTGGAAGACAGAAGAGGGTTACCCGTTGGAACTAAACACGATGCCCGGTTTTGCCGGATCATCCGCTTACTTCCTGCGTTACATGGACCCACACAACGATAATGCATTAGTTGATCACGAAATATGTAACTATTGGAGAAACGTCGATCTTTATCTCGGTGGCTCCGAACATGCCACGGGACACTTGATCTACGCCCGCTTTTGGAATATGTTCCTGTATGACATCGATGTGGCTTGCGAGGAAGAACCTTTCAAGAAACTGATCAACCAAGGCATGATCCAAGGACGTTCAAACTTTGTATATAGAATACAAGGTACGAACACGTTCGTTTCCGTCGGATTGAAAGATCAATACAAAACCACGGAAATCCACGTGGATGTAAATATCGTTAAAAACGATATTCTTGACTTGAATGCATTCCGGGCATGGATGCCGGAGTACGCCAATGCCGAGTTTGTCCTAGAAAACGGAAAATACATCTGCGGATGGGCCATCGAAAAGATGTCGAAATCCATGTTCAACGTGGTAAATCCCGACACGATTATTGAAGAATACGGGGCCGACACGTTACGTCTGTACGAAATGTTCCTCGGACCCTTGGAATTCAGCAAGCCTTGGGACACGCAAGGAATTGACGGAGTGTACAAATTCTTACGCAAATTCTGGCGTCTATTCCAAGTCGGAGAAGACTTCAACGTAAGTGACGAAGCACCTTCCAAGGAAGAGCTTAAAGTGCTACACAAAACCGTCAAGAAAGTAGAATATGACATCGAGAACTTCTCATTCAACACGTCTATTCCTGCATTCATGATTTGCACGAACGAACTGACCGCCTTGAAATGTAACAAACGGGCCATCCTTGAACCTCTCGTGATCGCTATCGCTCCTTTTGCCCCGCATATGGCGGAAGAATTATGGAGTCTGTTGGGCCACACCCAAAGCATCACGAAAGAATCATTCCCCAAATGGGAAGAAAGATTTTTGGTAGAAGACGCTTTCGAATACCCGGTATCCTTCAACGGCAAGGTTCGTTTCAAACTATCCATGCCTTTAACAGCAACCAACGCTGATATTGAGGTCGCAGTCAAAGCTGCTCCTGAATCAACCAAATGGTTAGAAGGAAAAGAGATCAAAAAGATGATTATTGTCCCGAAGAAAATCGTGAACATCGTTATCGGATAA
- a CDS encoding type II toxin-antitoxin system RelE/ParE family toxin translates to MMKKIIAYKRYFSDFISTLSQEERGKIKRALDLFKVEDRMPRHYIKFIRDGLYEFRVSYGNNEFRIFFIYDGEVIVVLFNAFRKKTQKTPDSEIRKAIKLKEEYYGTKGNQ, encoded by the coding sequence ATGATGAAAAAGATCATTGCATATAAGAGGTATTTTTCGGACTTCATTTCAACCTTATCGCAAGAAGAACGTGGAAAAATAAAACGTGCATTGGATTTGTTTAAGGTGGAAGATCGAATGCCAAGACACTATATTAAGTTCATTCGTGATGGGTTATATGAATTTCGTGTAAGTTATGGAAATAATGAATTTCGAATTTTCTTTATATATGACGGGGAAGTGATTGTCGTTTTATTTAATGCATTTAGAAAAAAGACACAAAAAACACCAGATAGTGAAATTAGGAAAGCAATAAAGTTAAAGGAGGAATATTATGGAACTAAAGGAAATCAGTAA
- a CDS encoding helix-turn-helix domain-containing protein, with the protein MELKEISKDIYDVDAWLDECLGKEGSPEREKNRERAWEEYNAQILLDARKNAGLTQQELADRIGADKGYISRIERGLTVPTVATLYKIASAMGLTIELRPI; encoded by the coding sequence ATGGAACTAAAGGAAATCAGTAAAGACATTTACGATGTTGATGCATGGCTTGATGAATGCCTTGGCAAGGAAGGTTCTCCTGAACGAGAAAAAAACAGAGAGAGGGCATGGGAGGAATATAATGCTCAAATACTGCTTGATGCACGGAAAAATGCGGGGCTAACGCAACAAGAACTCGCAGACCGTATCGGAGCAGATAAAGGATATATTTCACGAATTGAGCGTGGGCTTACTGTTCCTACTGTTGCTACGTTGTATAAAATAGCCTCTGCAATGGGATTGACGATAGAACTTAGACCTATTTAG
- a CDS encoding HmuY family protein, translated as MKKMNWFLVVYVVGACFASCTKNNNGDSWIGKSVTVDCDPYNAWSYFSFKEGKTVKTLNVKSMEGAVAGVYYGDLSSNTLIKNTDSLLMVINEGIGDTVVISFPACKIGAMSGTETTNASFSLKAIAKKEGNIWKISSEKSVVAMEKENATSTDYYMSINGTIGTTKNADFDLALYMNVKAMEDGGMQMNMGGDLVGKSTGKTYGVDGDETSFEWDLAFHRYDIKTNGGAAIMLQTSDLESVTSADVTGESFTSDVDGEVMVDMSGMMTGFIGYQPTKVNEVLAKWVTATPTGSMPPYTYKINGKVFVVKTADGKYAKLRFTDMSDATGKNEAATFDYEYPLK; from the coding sequence ATGAAAAAGATGAATTGGTTTCTTGTGGTTTATGTTGTTGGGGCGTGTTTTGCTTCTTGTACGAAGAATAACAACGGTGATTCTTGGATTGGAAAGTCTGTTACCGTAGATTGTGATCCATATAATGCATGGTCATATTTTAGTTTTAAGGAGGGAAAGACGGTAAAGACACTGAACGTGAAAAGTATGGAAGGAGCTGTAGCGGGAGTGTATTACGGGGATTTGAGTTCTAATACGCTTATAAAAAATACCGATTCTTTGCTGATGGTAATTAATGAAGGCATCGGGGATACCGTGGTTATTTCCTTCCCGGCTTGTAAAATTGGTGCGATGAGTGGAACAGAAACAACGAACGCTAGTTTTTCTTTAAAAGCTATTGCTAAAAAGGAGGGTAATATATGGAAGATCTCAAGTGAGAAGTCTGTTGTTGCCATGGAAAAGGAGAATGCCACCTCTACGGATTATTATATGTCGATAAATGGAACAATCGGTACGACGAAGAACGCAGACTTTGACCTTGCTTTATACATGAATGTAAAGGCAATGGAAGATGGAGGGATGCAAATGAATATGGGAGGAGACCTTGTCGGAAAATCTACCGGAAAGACTTATGGCGTGGATGGTGATGAAACTTCTTTCGAATGGGATCTTGCCTTCCATCGGTATGATATAAAAACGAATGGTGGTGCAGCCATCATGTTACAAACCTCGGATTTGGAAAGTGTTACTTCTGCCGATGTTACGGGGGAGAGTTTTACTTCTGACGTGGACGGAGAGGTTATGGTGGATATGTCGGGAATGATGACTGGCTTTATCGGATATCAACCCACGAAGGTTAACGAGGTGCTGGCTAAATGGGTAACGGCAACTCCTACCGGATCAATGCCTCCGTACACGTACAAAATTAATGGAAAAGTGTTTGTTGTGAAAACTGCCGATGGCAAATATGCAAAATTACGTTTCACGGATATGTCTGATGCCACGGGCAAAAATGAGGCAGCTACATTTGATTATGAGTATCCTCTAAAATAA